Proteins from a genomic interval of Musa acuminata AAA Group cultivar baxijiao chromosome BXJ1-9, Cavendish_Baxijiao_AAA, whole genome shotgun sequence:
- the LOC135592393 gene encoding putative disease resistance RPP13-like protein 1: protein MCRCAKRCAGVEGDDLHHERIGSFGPRTRDQQSRTPSRSNNERFSVVSIVGIGGVGKTTVAQCVYNDSRIDDHFDVKLWVCVSEKFDVRRLTRKMLESVCRDSRRHLTNLDTLQEILKDKLKDKQFLIVLDDVWNEVRSRWETLRKPFHFGKEGSRVLVTSRIPMVANNMGTKARVILKGLNGADYRKFFERCAFGDANPDDHPKLKLIGERIANKLVGSPLAAKTVGGALKSKLEEEHWRSIMESKLWQMQQKGDDIFPALRLSYEHLPTSGLKQCFVYFSLFPKNYCFEKDRLVRMWMAQGFLQPGERGRRPEDVGEDYFDELLHRSFFQDSLNGQSGNYVVHDLLHQLAESLSAHEYCRVEDDESEEIPDKVRHVYVSSSNLAKLYETAPKLKNLRSLVVNGSLLDTVAKSKLMDFIEVTLKQLKRLRVIVFDGLALDVLPESIGHMRHLRYLEVPGGQFIDLPKWICRLYQLQGLSLQFRSPLHLGRPLPRGMHRLVNMRYLNINPEKVSTIVEIGKLRSLQELREFHVRKKNGYELGQLRDMRQLRGQLSIMNLDMAGSASDCRAAELDNKEHLSALHLYWGQLGRKDNNKHEEVLEALRPHHNLTELRIIGYMGTESPSWLKMLWLSNLEHIELEDCQGWEVLPPLGQLPFLKILHLKSLKLVKHICSGFYGGHSIAFPLLEELLFSDMGEWRQWSGVKASSQLFPRLRRLQIDRCHKLRGSLVLPTMLERLHVVLSDDVTWESYKKPHVVLSDDVIWESSETNDISAILKLSIDNISLLTNCLPAECLPSLQRLDVVYCSSLESFTDEQEKWLQRLSSLEELRFSDCDNLTRLPTDLNSLVLLKTLHIEGCPKIDSRPEKGI, encoded by the coding sequence ATGTGCCGATGCGCAAAGCGATGTGCCGGAGTGGAGGGAGACGACCTCCATCATGAACGAATCGGAAGTTTTGGGCCGAGAACACGAGATCAACAGTCTCGTACGCCCTCGAGGTCCAACAACGAGAGGTTCTCTGTGGTGTCGATAGTTGGGATCGGAGGGGTGGGAAAGACCACCGTTGCACAATGTGTCTACAATGATAGCCGGATCGATGATCATTTTGATGTGAAATTATGGGTGTGCGTCTCAGAAAAATTCGATGTGAGAAGGCTCACAAGAAAGATGTTGGAGTCCGTTTGCCGAGACAGTCGCCGCCATCTCACAAATCTGGATAcactccaagaaattctcaaggATAAGCTAAAGGATAAGCAGTTCTTAATTGTCCTGGACGATGTGTGGAACGAGGTGAGAAGTAGATGGGAGACCCTCCGGAAACCATTTCATTTTGGAAAGGAGGGTAGCAGAGTTTTAGTTACCTCGAGGATTCCAATGGTAGCAAATAATATGGGCACCAAGGCACGGGTAATCCTTAAGGGCTTAAATGGAGCTGACTACCGGAAATTCTTCGAACGATGTGCATTCGGTGATGCCAACCCCGACGATCATCCGAAATTGAAGTTGATTGGAGAGCGGATAGCCAACAAGCTTGTTGGTTCACCCTTAGCAGCAAAGACCGTGGGGGGGGCATTGAAGTCCAAGTTAGAGGAAGAACACTGGAGGAGTATCATGGAGAGCAAACTGTGGCAAATGCAACAAAAAGGGGATGACATCTTCCCAGCATTGAGGTTGAGTTATGAGCACTTGCCTACTTCCGGCCTGAAACAATGCTTTGTCTACTTTTCTTTGTTTCCCAAGAATTACTGCTTTGAGAAAGACAGACTGGTGCGTATGTGGATGGCACAAGGTTTTCTCCAACCTGGTGAACGAGGGAGGAGACCGGAGGACGTAGGCGAGGACTACTTTGATGAGTTACTGCATCGGTCCTTCTTTCAGGACTCATTGAACGGTCAATCTGGCAATTACGTGGTTCATGATTTGCTGCATCAGCTTGCCGAATCTTTATCTGCACATGAGTACTGTAGAGTTGAAGACGATGAATCAGAGGAAATTCCAGATAAGGTACGCCATGTCTATGTTAGTTCAAGCAATCTGGCTAAGCTTTATGAGACCGCACCCAAGCTGAAAAATTTGCGCAGCCTAGTAGTGAATGGTAGTTTACTGGATACGGTTGCCAAGTCCAAGCTCATGGATTTCATCGAAGTcacattgaaacaactaaaacgcCTTCGAGTCATTGTATTCGATGGGCTAGCGCTGGATGTATTGCCGGAGAGCATTGGTCACATGAGACATCTCCGGTACCTAGAAGTTCCAGGTGGCCAGTTCATAGATTTGCCCAAGTGGATCTGCAGGCTTTACCAGCTACAAGGGTTGAGTCTCCAGTTTCGTTCACCGCTGCATCTGGGCAGGCCTTTACCGAGAGGAATGCACAGATTAGTCAATATGCGTTATCTGAATATAAATCCAGAAAAGGTTTCCACTATCGTCGAGATTGGCAAGTTGAGATCCCTCCAAGAACTACGAGAGTTTCATGTAAGGAAGAAAAATGGATACGAGCTAGGACAGTTGAGGGACATGAGGCAGCTGCGAGGACAATTAAGCATCATGAATCTGGATATGGCAGGAAGTGCAAGCGACTGCAGGGCAGCCGAGTTAGACAATAAAGAGCACCTTAGTGCATTGCATTTGTACTGGGGACAATTAGGAAGAAAAGATAACAACAAGCATGAGGAGGTACTGGAAGCCCTTCGGCCACATCACAATCTCACTGAGTTGAGAATCATAGGCTACATGGGGACCGAGTCTCCAAGTTGGCTGAAGATGTTGTGGTTGTCCAATCTGGAACATATTGAATTGGAGGATTGCCAGGGCTGGGAAGTCTTGCCACCGCTTGGGCAGCTGCCGTTCCTCAAAATCCTGCATCTCAAGTCTCTCAAGTTAGTAAAGCATATTTGCTCTGGATTCTATGGAGGGCATAGCATAGCGTTCCCCTTGCTGGAAGAGCTGCTGTTCAGTGATATGGGTGAATGGAGGCAGTGGTCAGGTGTAAAGGCAAGCTCTCAGTTATTCCCTCGCCTCCGTAGGCTGCAGATTGACCGCTGCCACAAGTTAAGGGGATCGCTTGTTTTGCCTACCATGCTTGAAAGACTTCATGTTGTGCTATCTGATGATGTTACCTGGGAATCATACAAAAAGCCTCATGTCGTGCTATCCGATGATGTTATCTGGGAGAGTAGTGAAACCAATGATATCTCTGCAATTCTGAAACTTAGCATAGATAATATCTCACTTCTCACTAATTGCCTTCCAGCTGAATGCCTTCCCTCACTCCAGAGACTGGATGTTGTTTACTGCAGCTCCCTTGAATCCTTTACCGATGAACAAGAGAAGTGGCTCCAGAGGCTCTCCTCCCTTGAAGAACTAAGATTCAGCGACTGCGACAATCTAACCAGACTGCCAACAGATCTGAATAGCCTTGTATTGCTGAAGACACTGCACATCGAGGGGTGCCCAAAAATTGACTCGCGGCCTGAGAAGGGCATTTAG